The Nycticebus coucang isolate mNycCou1 chromosome 8, mNycCou1.pri, whole genome shotgun sequence genome has a window encoding:
- the GORASP1 gene encoding Golgi reassembly-stacking protein 1: MGLGTSAEEPTGGTEGFHLFEVQENSPAQKAGLEPYFDFILTIGHSRLNKENDTLRALLKANVEKPVKLEVFSMKTMRVREVEVVPSNMWGGQGLLGASVRFCSFSRANEYVWHVLDVQASSPAALAGLRSYTDYVIGSDQILQESEDFFTLIESHEGKPLKLMVYNSETDSCREVTVTPNAAWGGDGSLGCGIGYGYLHRIPTQPPNHKKPPTALPPDALPAGAPPDPLLVGTLPPDAPLPGALPPDAPLPGSPLSGTLSPDAPLPGTPPPDALLPDFLPPGALPPDALLPGAPLPAALLPGALLPGTPLHGALPPGPSPLDSPAPEMGSRQSEYMEALLQAPGSPMEDSLPEPGSPSHGAPDLVGLPRMETPLHPPPPVQRVMDPGFLDVSGISLLDSSNANVWSSLPSSTVLTSTAVSASGPEDVCSSNSSHERGGEATWSGSEFEVSFLDSPGAQVQRDHLPQLTLPDSLTSAASPEDGLSAELLEAQAEEEPASTENSDFGVEAKGLAIQPGPDL; encoded by the exons ATGGGCTTGGGCACCAGCGCCGAGGAGCCCACCGGCGGCACCGAGGGTTTCCACCTATTCGAG GTACAGGAGAACTCCCCAGCCCAGAAGGCAGGCCTGGAGCCCTACTTTGACTTCATCCTCACCATTGGGCACTCAAGACTG AACAAGGAAAATGACACCCTGAGGGCACTGCTGAAGGCCAACGTGGAGAAGCCTGTGAAGCTGGAGGTATTCAGTATGAAGACCATGAGGGTGCGTGAGGTGGAGGTGGTGCCCAGCAACATGTGGGGCGGCCAGGGCCTGCTGGGTGCCAGTGTGCGCTTCTGCAGCTTCAGCAGAGCCAACGAGTACGTGTGGCACGTGCTG GATGTGCAAGCATCATCACCTGCTGCTCTTGCCGGCCTGCGGTCCTACACAGACTATGTGATTGGCTCAGACCAGATCCTCCAGGAG TCTGAAGACTTCTTTACGCTCATCGAATCCCATGAGGGGAAGCCCTTGAAGCTGATGGTTTATAACTCTGAGACTGACTCTTGTCGGGAGGTGACTGTAACTCCCAACGCAGCCTGGGGTGGAGATGGCAG TCTGGGGTGTGGCATCGGCTACGGGTATCTACACCGGATCCCAACTCAGCCCCCCAACCACAAGAAGCCACCTACTGCCCTGCCACCTGATGCCCTGCCAGCTGGTGCTCCACCTGACCCTCTGCTAGTTGGTACCCTGCCACCTGATGCCCCACTACCTGGTGCCCTGCCACCTGATGCCCCACTGCCTGGTTCCCCCCTATCTGGTACCTTATCACCTGATGCCCCACTGCCTGGTACCCCACCACCTGATGCCCTACTACCTGATTTCCTGCCACCTGGTGCCCTGCCACCTGATGCCCTGCTCCCTGGTGCCCCACTACCTGCTGCCCTATTACCTGGTGCCCTGCTGCCTGGCACCCCACTGCATGGTGCCTTACCACCTGGACCCTCCCCACTGGACTCTCCAGCCCCAGAGATGGGTTCCAGGCAGAGTGAATATATGGAG GCCCTATTGCAGGCCCCTGGTTCCcccatggaggactcacttcctGAACCTGGGAGTCCCAGCCATGGTGCTCCAGACCTTGTGGGACTTCCACGTATGGAGACTCCTCttcaccctccacctccagtgCAGCGAGTCATGGACCCAG GCTTCCTGGACGTGTCAGGTATTTCACTCTTGGACAGCAGCAATGCCAATGTGTGGTCCAGCCTGCCCTCTTCCACAGTGTTGACTTCCACAGCTGTCTCAGCCTCAGGGCCAGAGGATGTCTGCTCTAGCAACAGTTCTCATGAGCGGGGTG GTGAGGCCACATGGTCTGGGTCAGAGTTTGAGGTCTCCTTCCTAGACAGCCCAGGTGCCCAAGTCCAGCGGGACCACCTGCCACAACTGACTCTTCCTGACAGTCTCACCTCTGCAGCCTCACCAGAAGATGGGCTATCTGCTGAGCTTCTAGAAGCTCAGGCTGAGGAGGAGCCAGCAagcacagagaactcagattttGGGGTAGAGGCTAAGGGGCTGGCCATCCAGCCAGGCCCAGATCTCTAG